The nucleotide sequence GCAAGCAAAAACCCACATCCATCCAGGTGCCTGGGCTTGTAGTCTGAACTCATCACAGTGGTATCTGAGCACACTTTCTTTGTCCTAGCCTGCTTTCCTTAAAAGGGGTAACAAATAGCAACAGGAATGAAAGGAATAGTAGTGCATGTGTTTATGTATATTGTGAAGGATGTCTTAAGGGACCAACAAGCATCAATTACACACTGGATGGGACACTCCAATAAAGGGGAAGCAGAATTGCTCATCAGTGAAGCATAATATTTTATTACAGGTGGATTCTTAATAATAAGCATGGTCTTTATAAGCATCACTACAATTATGTGATTGTCCACAGATGCTAAACATAGTTAAACATTGTTAAATACAGATtgaccttttttccttttctctttttttcttgaaGGGTCACTTTGTAAATGTATCCTAAAGCGTCTTactctgtgcagtgctgggctATTATTACATGTCAGCTAAATGTACTATTCATCTTTTTGCTTTATGCCTGGTGTCCCACCTAAAGCATGGCACTATCCCAGCATGGTGCACCTGGCATCTGTCTTATTTCTAATCTATACTAGAGGATAACATTTTAAAGAAGGCTTATAAAAAACTTACCTGATGACACTTTAGTCCAGTGAATCGTGGGAAGGGGATTACCAGTTGCTTCACAAGGGATGAAGGCATCTGAATTAGCCAAGACGGTAAAAGCAGCCAGTTTTCCTCCAACTATTCTAGGCTTTTCCAATCTATTTCTATATAAGGAGTCCAGGGCTATGCGATTATTGTTCTTTTCTTGATCTGCAGTCTTGTCTGACCAGCTTTTGACAGAATTGTCCTTGTCCTTTCCCCATGCAGGAGTAGACGGAGAGGAGCTCTGTGGTGATTTTAATATAGTCAGAGTATTTGCTGTTAATGTTTTGCCTATTTCTGAAACTTCAGGAGATAGTTTATGCCAAAACTTGTTTTCCCACAGGGGAGATAAGGTCATTTGTAAGGTACTTGTGCGGGGTGTCTCTGTTGTTTGAGATGCTAATGGAGTAGAATGATGTATGCTGGGTTTGATCACATAGGTAGTTACAGCAGGAGATTTGGTCCTGAGCTCAGCTCTGTCAGGAAATGTTGCCTTTGCTGTGTATTTCTGCTGAATAACTTTCTGTCCCACTTTCTGATGTGGTTTTTCACTTACCATGGTGATAGTTTTCGTTGGTTGAACAGACACTGATTCAGATGTTACAAAGGATGGGGCAGGTAATATTGTTGTGGTTTTGAAAGGCTTCAAATAAGGTGGCACAGCTGGGATTGCAATGGCCAGTTTTTCTGTTATGAGAACATCAGATGGTAGCTCAACATGTTGAGTGTTCTCAACTGTTGTAATTCTTGTTAATGCTTGTGGTGGTGTTTGTGTTGCTGTTGCAGGTGAACCTTTAGATACATCTTTTGTGCTAAGAATCTGCGGCTGAGGCACAGTTGCAATTGGGATTGAACTTGTGCTCTCATAAAGAGATTCAGTGGGCATGGGGATGGTGGGCTTAGTTAAAGACTTAGCAGTTGTCATGATGTACAAGCCTGTATTTGCTGACATAGCAGTGGTGGTGCTACTGCTTGTAGTAGTAGTGCTTTGTGAAGTCATAATCTTCTGCGGCTTTTTCCTTCTTTGCTCTCTCTTCCTTCCAGGTCTGAATGCTTTGATTTTAGTCATTTTAGTTTCAGTGTGAGTAACATATCTAAATGATGGTACTGTTTTTGTTGCATTCATTTCTTTGTTTATAACAGTTACTTGTTTAGAAAAATAGGCTGGAGATGGCAGTTTTGTAGTCGTAAAAGAGAGGCTGGGAGTAAATTTCTCTGACATACTGTTGTCATGATTGATAGGCTTAGCTAGGGATAAGAGGTCATCAGCTTGATTCACTTTCACTGATATAGTTGTTAAATGTAAAGGAGAAACTCTATCCTTGGATAGTGTGGCAGTAGTTTTAGGAAGCATGATGGGTATTGCTGTTGGTGGCACTGTACTTGTTTGTCTTCTGGGTAACTTCTTCTTTTGAATGTGTGTCTTTCCAAAGAGATGGTGCCAAGGATTTTTTCCTCTTAAATTTCTGGAAGAAGTTTCAGTGGTTGGGGAAACAGATTTAACATCTGAGGGTGTCTTGCTATCTGAAGAAGTTGTAATTTCCATAGATACATTAGGGGTCTGTTTTGCGGTTGCAGGGAGTCCGACACTAAAAGATAGGATTCTGTCAGTGTATGTTTGCAATGGTGCATTGGCCTCTTGTTCTCTTTGCAGGGTACCCTGTGTGTTTTCATGATAGAAAGGCACGACTGTGGGAATTCTTTTTTCTCCTTCTGCAGTGGGTCTGTTTTTCTCTTCATCCAGGAATGCTGTGGTTTGACTTGTAGGCTGCTGGGATGTGAGTTCTGGTATAACTGCTTTCAAAGATGGGGCTATATGTGTTTTGGGGCTAAGCAGATCAAGAGAACTTTGGGAAGGTGTTGTGAGATGAAAACATGATAGACATTTTGTGTATAGCTCTATAGCTGAAAGCAGAGTTGTACTTTCTCTATTGGATTCTTGTCTCACAAAATTATACCTATGACCTCTGATAACTGGAATTCGATCTGGTCTAACAATTCGTCTCCTACCAGAAATTTTCCTTCGTCTTCCAAATCTTTGTCTTGACTGTGGTGTATTAGTTGTGGCATCTCTAATTATCTGAATCTGTTGATGAGTAATATTAGTTGACCATGGTTGTAATTTAGGAGTTGTTACTTTTTGAGTACTGTGAAAATAAAGGTGACCAAATTCATTGTTTGGCTCACTGGCTGTCACCATAGAAAACTGATTATTTGATTTAGTTGAAGTCTTATAAATAGAATCAGTAAATAAATTGGGTTTTTCAACTGTGTTCTGGGAGGTTACAAGGTTGGTGATTGTTGGTGTTGTAGATCTGACTTGTAAATACTGATTACTTTGCCCAAAAGATACCAATCTGTGTTCAGCATTAAAGTCTTTTGCTGTACTGTTCACTAAACTAGATGATGTTAATGGCTGTATAATAGTTAATGATGTTTGATTTAATTCAGAAGTTTCTAGTGAGTTTGGTCTTGTGATTGCAGGTTTGGTCTTGGATCTTATAGACTGCATAATCCAGGGACTAACTGTTGTAGCTACTGCCTCAGTAACTATGACAGAAGCTGTTTTAGACTTGGTATTTCTTGATGTAGCATCAGGCTCTCCAGTCACAACAATTGCTGAAACTTTTTTCAAAGTAGGTATAGTAGGTGTTTCAGATGGTAGTGTCATAAATTCCTCTTCTGGGGGTATATGGTCACCAGATGTTTCTTCCTTATTCCCAAACATCTTAGAGGACAGATGGTCTGGTGGTGTAGGTGATTTTATTGCAGCGTTTTCTTGCTTTTCTGGCAAAGTGGAATTCTTCtttgttttttccaaaaatgctgcCCAGTGCTGTGGGTCAATTCTCCTAGCTGTGGAAGTAAATTTTCTTCTGTGTCCCCTAAACCGTCTGTTTATTTTGTCTCCATTGTGTCTGTAAGTCATCTCTCTGTAGTTATTCCATATTGGTTGATTTCTAGATGCAGAATCAGTAGGTGCTTTAACTGTTACTGAAGTCTGCACAATAGCTAATGGATACTTACGCTTTGTAACAGCTTGAAGAGCCTCATGACCAGATCCATCTCTCTCTTCATTTTCTTCTGGGGCTGTCATTTGTTCTTGTGAAGCAGCCTCATTCACTTTACCCAGTACTTGGAAAATCAAAAAATCAATACCATATTGATTGGCTGCTACACATCTAAAATAGCCACTATCTCGTTCTGTCATCTCTTGTATTTTTAGTGTACTGTTGtggaaaatatatttgttttgtaCAGAATGATGAAGAACTGTGTGGTCAGGTAGGATCCAACTAACAGATGCATCTGGAACTCCAACAGACTGACAGGGAAGGTAGAGTGTGTCACCAATGAATGCCAAGAGCTGAGCCCCATTAATGTGGTCATGTTCCACAGAAGGATCAATCACTGTGATCCTAAATGTTAGGACATCTGCACTGTTATAATTTGTAGCTATGCAGTGATAAACCCCAGTGTCAAAACTATCAGCTGTCTGTAGTGTGAATTTTCCACTTTTAGCAATTAGAATTCTCCCATCTTCGCTAATATATGGCGCTCTAACTTTGCTCCCATCGGCTAGTATCCATTCAATGGTAGGAGAAGGCTCTCCCAATGCCTGGCAGTCCAGTTCCATGGTTCTACCCACTAAAATGGAGTGTTCTGTTCTTGTTTTATTATCTCTTgaaattagggcccagctgtgtCTCAACTGTTTTTCATCACCACGGGGCAAGACAATTTGAGCATCAGTTACATATTGAATATGTAGTGTGCTGAGTGTGGTTGCCATTCTGTCTAATTTTAATGCCACCTGATCTTGGAGCAGCCAAGAAGGTTCAGCTCTCACTTCACTCTCTACATTGGTAAAAACATCTTCATTTTCAGAGTACATCTGTTTATACTTGTAACTGGTGTAAGGCACTTTGGTCAGTAAGAGATTCCTTTCAAGTTTCAGGGGAGAGTCACTGTATAGGGCCAATATGCTCCATAGCTGTTGAATGTATTCATAATTAATACTACACACCAGAAATGTTGAAAATGATACTTTGAGGACTGTATTATAACCATCTTTATCAAAGGAGATTGGGGacatttttgtgggtttttgaACATTGCAAACTAAGTCAGCTTGATTTCCTGTTTGGTCTGTTATATTCAACATTATGGTTCCAATAGGAGCTATAAAATCTTCAGGAGAGATGGAAATGAAGTCCCCTTCATCTGGCACAGTGATGTTTTTCAATTTCAGGGAGGGGTCTATGATTGGCCTACTACAGGCTAAAGCTGCAGATGAGATGTTAACTAAATGTTTGCCTTTAGAATGTCTTGGATTGGCACAAACTGGACATTGCTGGGCACTTGAAGAACTTCTGTCTTTCTTGCACTTTATAATATCTAGGGGGAGGAAAAAATAATGTAAGTTTTTGTGATACTAGTTCTAATACTATAAGAATGACTTGTATTTTGCTGAAAGATCTTTCCTTGAATAAAGGGTTAAAAAATACTGacaatagtgatttttttttaatgatcacCAAGCTTAATTTTAACTGTTTCCTATTCCATTAGTGAAACTTTCATCATGATCAGCATTGCTATCACAGCTAATTAGCATGCCACAGCATTGCCTTGGGAAGCATGTAGATCTAGCAAGAGCTGTAGGAGGCATTGTTGTATTGTACCCAGATcctgtttggggaacaaaaagAAGACACTCCTTGATCCCTCTTCTTCACTTGTGTGCTTTCCCTCTGGTCAGACACAATATAGCCCTAATTAATTGAGGCTAACCATTGTGAGGTAATTATTACTTTCCTTATTTTAATAACAGCAAGCCCTAGAAAAACAAAGGGACATATCCAAGGTTGCCTTTCTTCTCCTTTAGCCACAAGACAATCCTGTTGTGGTAGTGTGGTAATATCATCTGGCTATGCTTTATCTCAAAGTGTGTCTGAAGAAAGCTGCTAATTTttgtaaataataattattattcctGAGCCTAAAATTACAAATAATAATATGCTCTAAAAATATAAAAACCAGCAAAATTATTTGCTCTGATAATCACATTGTAAAATACACTGACAATTACACAATTCAATATTGTAGGATAAATCATTCTTGAACATTCAGTCTTTGGCACTGCCAAATTGGCTCTATTTAGAAACAGCTGAACTTAGAAATACATTGGGACCACTAACGACAATTCATCTAGACCACTTATCATTCAGATATTCCCTGTTTGCATGAATGTGCGTGTGAATACCCCTTGCTCATCAACAATAACGGAAATAAATAATTCATTGTTGCTTAAGAGAATAAAATACCATGGCCCCATGGAGTGGCAAGAAATACTTTTTAAGTCGCTGACAAGGAAGTCACAGAAGATCAacagaaagtcacagaataaaGTGTTAGACTAGTAATGATCAGTCTCTTAGTTTTCATAGTCATTTAATTACCAATTTGCCCCCTAAAAAAGAGACTATTCTAAAGATGCTTCTAGCCATCCCTTACTCATTGGTAAtcataatactttgcacttataGTGCAGTGCAACAAAGAATCTCAAAGCATTTTCAAAATTGGCAGTTATTTTCTCCATTTTAATGGTGAGTTACAGAAGTTATGGTGACACATGAATCAATGACAGAGATAGAATCCTGATCTTTAGGCTCACCCTGTACCTATAACCAATAGACAATGATGTAAAGAGTTTAAGGAAAGTCACCAATCTAATAAAAAGGTATAAGAAAATAGAAAATTTTCAGCTCAGACTGTACCTGGCCATTGTTCTGCCCAGTCTACGAACCATTGTAGATTACAATCACAGGACCAGGGGTTTCCATGAAGGTATATACTCTCTAGTTCAGGGAGGTAGGAAAACATTTCTTGTGGTAATGAAGTTAAGAAGTTGTCAGACAGGTATATATGCTTTATGGAGGATGTTTTAAATATCTGGATATAGCGCAAGGTGACAAAAGTGTCTGGATGAAGCTGTTTAAGTAAATTTCCTTCCAGGTGTACCAGCCTGAGGGATGTAAGAAGATAGAAAACTTCTGGGTGCACAAATTCAATTTGATTGTGGTCCATATGCAACCGTACCAAGCTCTTGAGGCCATGGAAAGTGTCCTTCTGAAGTATTCTGACTTTATTATAGCTCATTTTTAAAACCTGTTGGTGGGGaaaaaagtgattaaaaaatcTAATAAACTATATTATTTCAGTATTGTTAAATACTCTGTAGTCAACTTTGCATTATTATTACTCTGTTAGGTAAAAGTTAGGGGTCTGAACTAGTTAACCTTGATAGATGATGTTTACCAGTATAAATTAacgtacctgggagcagccccctgctggtgGCCTGACGCAGGCAGAGGGCTGCACCAGCCCCGTGGGAATCAGGAGCCGGTGTCCTGtgcagggaggcggggagcagaagccagctccctgtgcttaGGACTGCAACCTTAGGACAGCAGAAGCCCCAAGtgcaggggccagcagcagaagccaaccccactgcaccccacttaattggttaaccggttaaacgcaAGAGTAATTTGGTTTCTGGAATAGAAGTACCCACACATGGAGTTATTAAAAAATAACAGTTCCTAACTCCATATGTAGACACGCCCTTACTCTAACTGCTAAAGAACTCCTGAAAAAACAAACGTGCACAAACCCTCAGAGCTCTAGTGTATCCTCCAAGGCTGTTCAATGAAATGCAAAATGCTCTGAAATCTGAGAGAGCCATCCCTAGTGAAATATGCACTAATAAAGCCAGAGACGTTGTAGCAGTCATCCTACATGGCTTCTCATCTGAGATTCTCTGATTTTAAATTAATAGTCTATAATTTCAAATTAATGTGTGAGTTGCACGCAGTGTTGGTCTGGAGAGGAATATTTAATTTTGTTCAATTTTCTAATATTTCTGAATATTGCAATTCACTAGCAGCTCCAATGGCAGGACTGCCTCTGAACATGTAATACACATAATAAAAATATGACCttcctttaaaaatattctaGAAAATCTCTGCAAAGACTGGCTTGGGTCTGTGTGTAAATGATGGGATGTGCAAATTTAAAATATCTATTGTCGTATGTTGATTATTTCttacttaaaataaaatattaaagcaCCAAATTCTGTACACCTGTCTTTTATATACTGTTATAACACCAAGGAACTGCTATGGCCATTACTATTAGAATGTAGCATTTTATTTCAGTAGAAAACTTTCTTGGCTGAAGTGAGAGAAAGCTGCAAAACTAGAGCATGCTGGCAGGTGAAAGAAAAATTTGATGGAATAAtgatttaaaatttatttaaaaattatttagtcCATCAAATTAACAAGAGAACATTTTTTGGTAGAGAACTTTTCTACCAAAGATGTAATACAAGGAGCTCTGTGGCAAAGCTCTTCCTTTTTGCTTGTTCTGGTATCTGAATCCCTATCTGGGACAGAGAAATTTCCCCTGTGGGTACCGTATTGCAAAATTACATCCACTGGGAAGGGGAAGAACATGATTTCCTCTGAAATATTTTTCTGAATTACCATTAGAAACAGGTCTCCAGACTAGATGGATTATGAGTCTGTTCCTATTGATTTGTACCTTTTGTTGTATCTCTGTAGCAAAACTAAGACAGGGCCATCTTCCAGTTTCGGTTCTTACCTGTAATGCTTTTAAACCTGTGAATGTCTTGTTAGGGATTGTATGGATCTCATTGCTGTGCAACATCAACAACTCCAATTTCTCCAGGCCAGAAAAATCTGTTTCGGTCAGTTTAACCAAGCTGTTGTAACTGTAACAAACATTTCATTCCAGATCTGGGTTTAGTCAGTCAGCTAAAGttcaaaagtaaaaaaaacaaaagaaaactttcTTTTGCAAATGCACAACAAGTAGATTTTATTACTGATTTGAAAAGGCAAATTCTTAGCAAGTAAAAATCAAAGATTTTGCTAGTCTGGCACAAAGTGATTCATATGGACTGTATTCAAGTAGGTAGTGGTGATGTCTGCAGTAGATGGTTACAAGAACATGAGAAAAAGGTTGACATTTTGAACTCTTGTGTAGGAGAAAGAGAGCTTCAGTGCCAGTAGATGTCTACAATAATGTACTGaactttaaattattttttaaattattcatggCAGGTGAAAGGTAAGATCGCTGGGGTCTTTTTCTACAAATAAAAGGTTCCCCAAGTTGTCCCATCAAAGTGCTTTAACAGTAGATGAAGTCATAACAAGTCATAACTCTTCATGCCAGTTCAGTTACTGCTTTCTGTTGCATTAACTAAAGAGTAGATGAATAGATTCAAAGGCCAGAAGAGATGATTGTGATAATTTTATCTAATACAGGCTGTAGAACTTCCCAAAAATAATTCCTATTCAAAGTAgaatagcatttaaaaaaaatccaatcttgatttgatttaaaaatagccaGTCATAAAGAATCCATCACAACAACTGGTAAATGGTTTCATTAGTTAATTACTCTCATCGTTTAAAAGTGTGCCGTATTTCCTTTTTTACTTTTTCTAGCTTcactttgtctagcttcaacttccaaccaTTTGATCTTGTTGTATCATTGTCTGGTAGAGTGAAGAGCCCATTAACAAATTTCTGCTCGCTGTGGAGGTACAGGATGACCCatcctaaaccaggactctctggtctggcaacatctttgGTTTGAccaagaccagagagtcctggtggagagctggctgctgggagctctgtgggccagcagggcagtgggctgccggCAGTGAGCAGCTAGCAGGGCCTTGAAGTCTGGTGCACCCCAAATGGGCTGCCTGGAGGGGCCatcagggcagtggggccagtggcgggggggccagaaatgacctctcatagtctggcaaaatccctcatcagggactggtcaggtcccgagcgtgcgggaccaggaaggtccaacttgTACTTATGGACTGTGATGAAGTCACTCCCTAACCTGCtgtttgttaagctaaatagattgagtctATCGTTGTAAGGCATGTTCTCAAATAATTTCACCATATTGACGGCTTTTCAGTTTTGGTTATGATCAGGGATATTGTGATatgcatgggcagcaggtataagAGGCAATGCCTTGTCAAACTGTCTGTCTGGCCTCACCCACACACTACCTCCAGGCCCATCCCCAATTCAGTGCAGCCTCTGGAGATGAGGGAAGCTATCTGAGCTCCCAccctctgctctggggctggggagactggAGCAAAGGGCCACCTACCTGCGTACCCATTCTCCACGAGTGCCGGGCCTCAGGCTTCAAGCGCTTCCCTTCACAAGGGAAGTAGTTAACAGCACTGGTAGAAtttttacactggtgctttacagcaccgTAAATTGCTATATTCACTGTGGGGGaggtttttttcacacccctacgTGAGAAAGTTACACcacagtaacttgccagtatagacaggccctTAATTTAATTTTATAGACTCAGTAATTTCAGATAAGTATAAAAACTGAATCTCATACTCCAAAGTGCTTTAAGGTGGTAGCATAAAAGTAGTGGAAAACTCAAGTCCCTGATAGTGGAAAACTGATAGTTATGGAAAAGGGAAAGTGGGTGAAAGTGATAGAAGTCAGAAAACTGCAGCTTTTTATAAAATTACCTCTTTGAGGACAAGACTACTGTACATAGGGTTTCTAGCTTTGTTTTTGTGTTGTTTTGTGGTGTCTATTCTTGTGTAAATTATGCTTCAAACTGAATACATTttgctttcaatttgtttttataAGTTATCATTCTTAATTTATTTAACTGGCTTGATAGTGTCTGATACTTTGAATTCTCAATCAGTCTAGGAGAACATTTTTACCAGCTGTCACCGTAACGAATTCTAAATACTGCAAAATAGTAGTTTTTAAAGATGTTTGGAGGTTTAAAATCAATTTTAACCCAAATCCAAAAACTCTAATAACATTTTGCAAGGCAATGGAAGTGAACTGCACAGCATTAacaaaatgcagatgttaaacaTACCCTAAATTGATGCGCTCCACGTTTTGGGGGATGTGCGGTGGGATGGCTTTGAGGTACCGGAATGTACAGTGTACTTCAGTGGGAACGTAGCAGGCACAGCGCTGGGGGCAGGCACTACTGCTGGGAAGAGTAGCCAGGCAGACACTGAAGAGAAACTCCAGCAAGCAGGGTTTAGCTCTGCCTTTTACTTTCATCCTGCGTGCTAATCCTAAAACAACATCCCTCACAGCAAGCATGAACAAATGCAACtctataaacaaaacaaaaaaaccacaagcAGTCATGTTGTGAGATACGAATCTGGTATCTGAAATCTGGATACTAGTACAACTATGAGAGAGGTTTGCTACAAAAACTGTACAGTTTTCCTCACTTTTCAGATCTATGCAATAGCTTGGaatatttatcatttaaaaaaatcttgcacAGTTTCTTACTTTCATTGAGAAGCAAGAGGCAGGTTATACAGGCTTTACAGGTGTAATAGTAGTAACAATAATAAACCTGACACCCCAATGAGACTATTGTTACAAATATATGATTTTCATTATTTGCAACATTCATAAATATGCTTGTAAACTTCTTGCCAAAGAACACATCAGCTCCTCTTTTGCCAAATAATTACTACAAACAAAATTAACACATTTCAAAGAATTCGTACTAGTTTTAAAATCATGATGTAGAAGCATGACAGATGCCACTCAAGTTTAATCCTGTCCTTTCTAATCTCCCCTCCCATACTCTGCTTCTCCTGAGGGCAAAGATGGGCACAGAGTTTCTCAGATATAGTTGTTCACCAGGAATGTCTATAATCATCTACCAGTTTGGTACTTAAGTCTAGAACCAACAGTTTGTTGGTTCCCTAAACTGAGCTGCATTTGGTAACAGTCCTAACTACAGACAAGTTTATATTGAACTGTCAAATTTCTTTTGTTGAAAAATCTGTGCCCTAAACCTGGGAAATGCTAAGTACCTTCAGGTCTGAGAGCAAATCAACAATGTACTCAGCAACGCTTTAGACCCATAGCCAAGGGACTGTGGGAGTTTGGAGAATCAATAGGTCAAATCTAGTTCCTCATTTCCATAAACCTGGCCAGCTGAATAAGGGAAGCAAAATTTGGTTGCATAGCGGCCTTTTCACAGCATTTTCTAAATAGTTAATAAG is from Pelodiscus sinensis isolate JC-2024 chromosome 10, ASM4963464v1, whole genome shotgun sequence and encodes:
- the IGSF10 gene encoding immunoglobulin superfamily member 10 isoform X2, producing the protein MLHSNEIHTIPNKTFTGLKALQVLKMSYNKVRILQKDTFHGLKSLVRLHMDHNQIEFVHPEVFYLLTSLRLVHLEGNLLKQLHPDTFVTLRYIQIFKTSSIKHIYLSDNFLTSLPQEMFSYLPELESIYLHGNPWSCDCNLQWFVDWAEQWPDIIKCKKDRSSSSAQQCPVCANPRHSKGKHLVNISSAALACSRPIIDPSLKLKNITVPDEGDFISISPEDFIAPIGTIMLNITDQTGNQADLVCNVQKPTKMSPISFDKDGYNTVLKVSFSTFLVCSINYEYIQQLWSILALYSDSPLKLERNLLLTKVPYTSYKYKQMYSENEDVFTNVESEVRAEPSWLLQDQVALKLDRMATTLSTLHIQYVTDAQIVLPRGDEKQLRHSWALISRDNKTRTEHSILVGRTMELDCQALGEPSPTIEWILADGSKVRAPYISEDGRILIAKSGKFTLQTADSFDTGVYHCIATNYNSADVLTFRITVIDPSVEHDHINGAQLLAFIGDTLYLPCQSVGVPDASVSWILPDHTVLHHSVQNKYIFHNSTLKIQEMTERDSGYFRCVAANQYGIDFLIFQVLGKVNEAASQEQMTAPEENEERDGSGHEALQAVTKRKYPLAIVQTSVTVKAPTDSASRNQPIWNNYREMTYRHNGDKINRRFRGHRRKFTSTARRIDPQHWAAFLEKTKKNSTLPEKQENAAIKSPTPPDHLSSKMFGNKEETSGDHIPPEEEFMTLPSETPTIPTLKKVSAIVVTGEPDATSRNTKSKTASVIVTEAVATTVSPWIMQSIRSKTKPAITRPNSLETSELNQTSLTIIQPLTSSSLVNSTAKDFNAEHRLVSFGQSNQYLQVRSTTPTITNLVTSQNTVEKPNLFTDSIYKTSTKSNNQFSMVTASEPNNEFGHLYFHSTQKVTTPKLQPWSTNITHQQIQIIRDATTNTPQSRQRFGRRRKISGRRRIVRPDRIPVIRGHRYNFVRQESNRESTTLLSAIELYTKCLSCFHLTTPSQSSLDLLSPKTHIAPSLKAVIPELTSQQPTSQTTAFLDEEKNRPTAEGEKRIPTVVPFYHENTQGTLQREQEANAPLQTYTDRILSFSVGLPATAKQTPNVSMEITTSSDSKTPSDVKSVSPTTETSSRNLRGKNPWHHLFGKTHIQKKKLPRRQTSTVPPTAIPIMLPKTTATLSKDRVSPLHLTTISVKVNQADDLLSLAKPINHDNSMSEKFTPSLSFTTTKLPSPAYFSKQVTVINKEMNATKTVPSFRYVTHTETKMTKIKAFRPGRKREQRRKKPQKIMTSQSTTTTSSSTTTAMSANTGLYIMTTAKSLTKPTIPMPTESLYESTSSIPIATVPQPQILSTKDVSKGSPATATQTPPQALTRITTVENTQHVELPSDVLITEKLAIAIPAVPPYLKPFKTTTILPAPSFVTSESVSVQPTKTITMVSEKPHQKVGQKVIQQKYTAKATFPDRAELRTKSPAVTTYVIKPSIHHSTPLASQTTETPRTSTLQMTLSPLWENKFWHKLSPEVSEIGKTLTANTLTILKSPQSSSPSTPAWGKDKDNSVKSWSDKTADQEKNNNRIALDSLYRNRLEKPRIVGGKLAAFTVLANSDAFIPCEATGNPLPTIHWTKVSSGIDVSKSKRDNRFEVFANGTLSIQNVNIQDRGQYLCIAANQHGSDRLLVTLSVVAYPPRILEGRSKVITIHSGKPVAVKCRAEGRPNPTISWILANKTHVSESSPGSKQASVQPDGTLIIKAATVYDRGLYTCMASNPAGADTLTVKLQVIVAPPIILEEKRQHIAGIMGESLKLPCTAKGNPHPSVHWVLFDGTVVKPLHFVNAKLFLFSNGTLYIRNIAPSDSGNYECIATSSTGSERRVVNLTVEQRDTIPRIATTSLKMTQLNFGDRLLLNCSATGEPKPRIIWRLPSKAVVDQWHRMGSRVHVYPNGSLFIEAVTEKDAGDYLCVARNRIGDDLILMKVSVTMKPAKIDQKQYFKKQVPYGKDFKMDCKASGSPEPEISWSLPDGTMINNVMQADDSGHRSQKYILFDNGTLYFNKVGKAEEGDYTCYAQNTLGKDEMKVHITVIAAAPRIMQNYKTHAKVKAGDNAVFDCEVVGEPKPKIFWLLPSSDMISASNDRYLLHINGSLSVSKVKLLDAGEYVCVARNLGGDDTKLYKLDVVSKPPLINGLYTNKTVIKTTAIRHSKKQIDCMAEGTPSPQIMWIMPDNIFLTAPYYGSRITVHKNGTLEIRNVRPSDTADFICVVRNDGGESILVVQLEVLEMLRRPMFKNPFNEKIIAKAGKTIILNCSVDGNPPPDIIWILPNGTRISSGARISQHRIGSNGTLIISDPSRDDAGRYRCAARNKVGYIEKLIILEVVQKPIILTNSRGLIKRITGESLSLHCLSDGSPKPNIIWTVPSGFVLDRPQITGKYILLENGTLVIQEATIHDRGNYMCKAQNNAGESSITVPVVTLAYPPRITNRPPQSIRTMTGAAVQLHCMALGIPKPEITWELPDHSVLSPTSKSRSSGSELLHPQGTLVIQNPKSSDSGMYKCTAQNQFGSDFTTTYIQVV